GAAAGCGAACATCTTTACCGATTTCCCGAAGAAGATCGTGTCGGTAAACCTAGATATGCCTTGTGCGTTTGCGTTGTATAGCAGCGGCTTGTCGTAGCCGTGCTCGCGTTTCCAATTTGCGACCGCTTCGGGCGTGACGCGCTTGACGCCAAGCTGCATGCGCGCGATGTCGTCGGGCGTATTGACCACAAAAAAAAGCGCGAACGTAATAATATTGACGCCAATCAGAATCGGCACGGCGTAAGCGAGACGGCGAATTATGTAGGTAATCACTGCGTCAACCCTTCGACGGCCCCGGCAACGGGAGCGCCGCCATGCGCTCCTTGCGACGATAGCTGCGGACCGCTGGAATTGCGCTGACAACCAGCACTGCCACAATCAGCAACACCGGCCACAGCACCGGCTTGTTCCATTCCCTGCGCTCCTTGCTGCGCAAAGCGGGATTTATGCGCTCGTATTTGAGATTGTTGCGCGCCATCTGGTTCGGCTTCACATTCGAAATCCAGTCATGATACAAGCCGAAATCCTTCGGATAAAATCCCCACACCCAGGGCGCATCGTTGCGGACGATGCTTACCATTTTGTCGATGATGGCCTGGCGTTCCGGGCTGTCTTCCATGTTTTTCATGCGCTCAAATAATTCGTTATATTCCGGGTTGTCATAATTCGCAGCATTCTCGCCGTCGAACTTTACCTTGCCCTGCGCGCCGTTCAGCAAGAACAGAAAATTCTCCGGATCGGGATAATCCGCATTCCAGCCCCAGTTAAATATCTGTGCGTCGCCTTTACGAATTTTTTCCTGAAAGCGGTTGTAGTCGGTGGCGCGCACCACGAGTTGCAAATTGAGCTTGGCAAACTGCTTGCGCAGCCAGTCGAGACGCGCTTTGTCGTCAGGCCCGCGCGCGGTGACGTCAAAATTCAAGAGCAGCGGCGCGCCGGTTTTGGCATCCCTGCCGTCGGGATAGCCCGCTTCTGCCAGAAGCTCTCTGGCCGTTTCGATTGATTTGCGCTTTGCCTGACCATCCACCCAGTCGTACACCACGGGATTGATTCCCGCCTTTCCGCTTCTAAAACCCCAGATTCCCGGGGCAATCGGTCCCTGCGCGGGAATGCCGCGTCCGTTGGCGAAAATAGAAATGTATTCCTCATAATCTATTGCAATCGAAATTGCCTGCCTGAGTTTCCGCGCCCGCTCCGAATAACCGCCGACCACCGGATCGAGCATGTTAAAGCCCATGTAAATAATCGAAGTGGCGACCGATGTTTCAAGCCGGATTCCCCTCTTGCGCATGGCTTCGGTCACCACCGCCTCGCCCTGAGTGCCCACCTGCACGGCCTGGTCGAAGCTGTCGGAAGAAATCCCGGAAGCATCATAATAGCCCTGCAAAAACTTGTTCCAATAAGGAATGCTTTCTCTTTCGCGGCTGAATACCGCTTTGTCAATAAACGGCAGCGGCTTGCCGGCATCCTTAAGCAAGCCTGCCTTGGCGTCGCCGGGCGCGCCGCTGGACGGATAGTTCTCGGCATGGAAATTGGGATTGCGCTCCAGCACCATGCGGCTGTTGGGATTGTTTTCGGAAAGCATGTAAGGGCCCGTCCCCACCGGGTACCAGTCAAGTGTCAGGTTTTTCTCCGCCATTCCCGGTTGCCAATAAAACCGGTCCACCTCCACCGGTACCGGCGCGAAGAAAGGCATAGCCAGCCAATATGCGAACTGCGGATATTTCCCTTTAACCTTGACCGTGAACGTGTAACGGTCAACCGCCTCGACGCCCTCCAATGGATAGCGCGTCAAATCGAGCCATGAATCCTTGCCGTGTTTCGCAACCAGCTCCTGATCCGCCTGTTTCAGAGTAGCGGCGTATTGCTTGAGCCCGATAATGTATTCGCTCATCAGCCCGAAAATAGGCGAAGACAGCCGCGGGTGGGCAAGGCGCTTAATTTCGTATACGTAATCTTCAGCGGTCAGCTCGCGCGTGCCGCGCTGTTTGAAGTCGGACAGCGCGTAAATGTTTTTCAGTTCTTCGGGCTTGAGATTCTGATATAAAGATCTGCCGTCTTTGTCCTTGGCAAATGCCGGATGCGGCTGATAGAGAATTCCCGGCCTGATGCGGATTTGGTAAACGCTGTAGGCAATACGGTTCGGTTCGGCATCGTCCGGGAGCCTGCTTCCTGCCTTGTCGTAATACCGCACGGTCGGCATCTCCATCGCAGTCAGGGGAACCAGGGTATAAGGTCGCTTCAAATACTGGTATTGCAGCGGGGGCTCGTAGATCTGCGCGTTGAATACCGCTTCGTTTTCGCTGTACGACTGCACCGGGTCGAGGTGCTTGGGACGCTCCGTGAACGCCGAATACAAAATGTTCTTTCCTTGATCGGCAGCCGGATAGGGATCGTTCCACTCGGAGCTGCCGCATGCCGCGGCAAGCATCGGCAGCAACGCGCAAATGAAGCGACAGAACTGGAATTTCATCGGGTTCACAGTGTATAGCAAACAGCGCGCTAGCGTCATCTCCGCGCGCGAAATCCTGCCAATCGAAAAAGTTAAGTTATAATTCCACAGCGTCGGATGCATAGACAAGGATTTGCTATGGGAATTCTCGCCGGCAAACGCGTGCTGATTACCGGATTATTGAGCAACCGCTCTATCGCCTACGGCATCGCCGCCGCGATGCAGCGCGAGGGCGCTGAACTCGCCTTTACCTACCAGGGGGACCGGGTGCGGGATCGCGTCGAGGAACTGGCCCGTGAATTCGGCAGCGAGCTGGTATTCGCTTGCGATGTCAGCAGCGACGAGCAGATCGAACGCTTGTTCAGTGAACTCGGCAAATATTGGGACGGTCTTGACGGCATCGTTCATTCAATCGCGTTTGCACCGCGTGAAGCCCTATCGGGGGATTTTCTGGACGGGTTGAGCCGTGAGGCTTTCCGCACCGCGCACGACGTTAGCTCATACAGCTTCGCCGCCTTGGCCAAAGCCGGGTTGCCGCTGATGCAGGGACGAAAGGCCGCGCTGCTTACGCTGACCTATTTGGGCGCGGAGCGCACGGTGCCCAATTACAACGTGATGGGTCTTGCCAAGGCAAGCCTCGAAGCCAATGTACGGTATTTAGCGCAAAGCCTGGGGTCCAAAGGAATACGCGTAAACGCGATCTCCGCGGGGCCGATCAAAACGCTGGCGGCAGCCGGCATAAGCGGATTTGCAAGAATTCTCAGCTTTGTCGCGGAAAACGCGCCGCTTAAGCGCAATGTGACGATAGATGATGTGGGCAACGCCGCCGCTTTTTTGATGAGCGACCTGGCCAATGGCATAACCGGGGAGATCACTCACGTCGATGCCGGGTTCAATATCACGGTCGGTATCTCCGGAGTAACCTGATCACGCGCCCTTGCCCCGAACTTGGCGCTATTTCCTCTCCAATAGTTCGCGGTTGATCTTTACCTCGCCTTTTTGCCTGAGGCTGGCGATGTAAGCGCTAAATTCCGCCTGCGCAAGAAGCTGGCGCAGCTGTTCTGTTAATTGCGTGCGCTTCGCCTCATCAAACGTGTCGGGCTCCTGGACATGGCTTATCTTAAACAGCATAAAACCACCGTCCGCGTCTTCCACGCCTCCATAAGCAGGAAGTTTGCTCACATCGGTGCTGAACACCGCGCGTACTAAAGCCGGGTCCGCTCCTTCCGATGCGCTTTGACGGCTGACCAAGGTCGGAGCGCTCCAGGAAATTTTGACATCCTTGCCCTGCCGCAGCATTTCGATCTTCTCTTTTCCGTCCTTTGCGGCGAGGTCGGAGGCTTGCTGCAACAGCAGGATTTTATTGATTTGCGGTCTGGCCTCCTGAAGCGAATTAAGACTTGCGGCCTTGTGCTCAATCACATGCGCCGCTAGCAACGTGTTGGGCGCGACTTGGATGGCATCTGTGTTGCGGTTATTTTTGATTGCATCGTTCGAGAACAGCGCCTGCAGCACCTTTTCGTTGCCTAACAAACCGGCGTTCTTGCTGTCGCGAGCCAGCCATGGGCTTTGCTGGATAGTCAACTTGAAGGACTGGGCCGCCGGCTTCAGGCTATCCGACTGCTCGTAGACCATATTGCTGAAATTCTCGGCAAGTTCGTTGAATTTTTCGACCGCCTTCTGTTGTTTAAGCTCCTGCTCAATCTGACTTTTGGCGCTTTCAAATGGCGTCGGTTTGATGGCATTGAGTTTGATAATGTCGTAACCGAACTGGGTTTCGACCGGCCCGGCGATTTCACCGACTTGCATCTGGAAAACCGCCTCTTCGAAAGGCTTCACCATGGTGCCGCGCGAAATGAAGCCGAGCTCGCCACCTTTTTCTGCCGAACCGGGGTCCTGCGAATTCTTTTTCGCCAATTCCGCGAACTCCGACGGGTTTTTTACCACCTGCCGGTACAACTCGTCGGCCTTGGCTCTGGCCTGCGCTTTGGATTCGGGGTCGGCACTTGGCGGCACTGAAATCAGGATATGGCTTACGTCCCGTGTCTGAAACCGGGTGGGGTGATCGTCGTAGTATTTCCTGATTTCGTCTGGACTGAGCTTTATCTGTGAGGCGAGGCTATCGGCAGACAACACCAGATAATCGGCGCGCACTTGCTCGGGCGTTTCGAACTCGCTGTGATGCTCGTCATAGAATCGCTTGGCATCCTCGTCGCTGACCTTTGCCTTCAGCACAAATTGGTCGCTGGATATGGAATACTCGCTGACTTCGCGCTGTTGCTGGCTCAAGCGAATCAGTCTATCGGCGACCGATTTTGGAACGATTTCACTCTCAAAAGTGCTGCCCAGTTGTTCCAGCAGCATTTCCTGCCTGAGCTTATTTTCAAAGGTCACGGGAGTCATGCCTTTATCGCGCAACAGCGTTTCGTAAAGGGTCCTGGAAAATTTTCCGTTTTCCTGAAAAGCCGCATATCCTCTGATAACTTTTTGTAGTTCGGCGTCGCTCACGGTTAATCCCGCCTGCAACGCCTGCGTCACGAGCAGGTGTTGCTTGATCAGATTATCAACAACCGCCGTGCGCGTATCGGGGTCTTCCATCACTATCGGATTGAACTTTTCACCCATCTGGCGGCGTAGTGTGTCCTCCTCGTCGCGCATGGCTCGTATAAATTCCTGCTGGCTTATGCGGTAGCTGCCGACCTTGGCTACATAATCTCCGCCGCCAATGCTACTGAAATAGCGATCTACCCCAAACAGCGCAAACGGCAGAAAAACCAGCGCAAGAACAACTTGGGCGATTCTTTTATTGCGATAGATTAAATCAAACATAATACGTTAGGAACAAAAAAAGCGAACACGCGTTCGCCTGGGTAATCTCCAAATGTGGCGGAGTGGACGGGACTCGAACCCGCGACCCCCGGCGTGACAGGCCGGTATTCTAACCGACTGAACTACCACTCCGAATAAATCAAAATTCAGCTGGTGGGTGCTGAGAGGGTCGAACTCCCGACATTCGCCTTGTAAGGGCGACGCTCTACCACCTGAGCTAAGCACCCTGAACTCGGCCAAGGGCTCGCCTGAGCCAGAGCAAATTAATGGGGGCTGCGCTAAAGCATCGCCCCCGAAGCATTAGTTTAATGTATCTTTGAGCGCCTTACCAGCTCTGAATTTCGGGACTTTTGCGGCTTTGATTTTAATCGCGGCTCCGGTACGCGGGTTGCGGCCGTTGCGTGCGGCACGTTTTCCTACGTAAAAAGTGCCAAAGCCCGCCATAGTTACCATCCCTCCCTTTTTCAACGCTGTCGTGATCGCCCCAACCGCTCCATCCAAGGCGCGGCCCGCCGCGGCTTTGGAAATGTCTGCCGTCTTGGCGATATGATCAATAATTTCAGATTTGTTCACAGAAAAACCCCCTTTGGATGATTGCAGTAATTCGGTTGGCTCAATGCGGAACAACCTTGAAGTCACGCCGAAACGAAAACTTGCAGTATCGTTATAGCAAGCGCCAAAAGCCTGTGTCAAGCAATCGATGAAAAAAAATAGTGCCGGGTTGCGACGCGATCGAAACCGATACGCAAATGAAAATGTCTGACGCTAACTGGCGACAGAATCAAGGAACCTGTGATTAAGTTCTCCGCGGAGGGCGTTGCTGAGAAAGTACAAATGGATGCAAGGCGCGAAGAGGGTCGCACCGCGGCTGTGACCTGTTAACCAACGCCCGTTTGCGGGAGCAGCCGCATAAGCTCCCAGAAGCTTCTTAATGTTTGATCAACGCGGCGGGGGATTTATCTTCGACCACTGCAGGCAACGGGGCTCCGACGTCTTCCTTTTCAGGCGGCGCCGTCGGAACGCGTTCAAGCGCCAGTTCCAACACCTGGTCAATCCATTTTACCGGATGAATATCCAGCCGATTCTTAATGTTGTCCGGGATTTCCGCAAGGTCCTTGGTATTCTCTTCCGGAATCAGGACAGTTTTTATGCCGCCGCGGTGTGCAGCCAGCAGCTTTTCTTTCAGGCCGCCGATGGTCAGCACTTCTCCCCGAAGCGTGATTTCACCAGTCATTGCAACGTCAGCGCGCACCGGGATGCCGGTCAGCACCGAGATCAAGGCGGTGCAAATGCCGATCCCGGCACTGGGTCCATCCTTGGGCGTCGCGCCCTCCGGTAGGTGGATGTGCACATCATTTTTCTGGTAAAAATCCTCGGGGATGCCGAGGGCTCGCGAGCGGCTGCGCACGACCGACAACGCCGCCTGAACCGATTCCTGCATGACTTCACCAAGTTTGCCGGTCGTTATAGTCTTCCCTTTTCCGGGAAGCACGACTGCTTCGATGGTAAGCAATTCCCCGCCAACTTCCGTCCAAGCAAGTCCGGTGACCTGGCCGACCTGGTTGTTTTTTTCGGCCATACCGTAGGTAAAGCGCCGCACCCCCAGAAACTTGTTGAGGTTACGCGACGTAACGGTTATGGTTCGGTCGCGCTTCTTGAGCACCATGGTTTTCACTGCTTTGCGGCAGATTTTGGAAATTTCCCGCTCTAGTCCGCGCACACCGGCTTCACGTGTGTAATAACGGGTGATGTCGCGCATTGCGCTTTCAGTGACATCAAGTTCGTCTTGCTTCAATCCGTGATTCTTCATCTGTTTGGGCAACAGGTAGCGCATCGCGATGTTGATCTTTTCGTCTTCTGTATAGCCGGAAAGCCTGATCACCTCCATGCGGTCCAACAGTGCCGGCGGGATATTCAGGGTGTTTGCCGTCGCAACAAACATTACATCGGAAAGGTCATATTCCACTTCGACGTAATGATCGGTGAACGTATGGTTCTGCTCGGGATCCAGCACCTCAAGCAGCGCCGAAGACGGATCGCCGCGGAAATCCATTCCCATTTTGTCTACCTCGTCGAGCAGGAACAACGGATTTCGCACGCCAATCTTGGTCATGTTTTGCAGTATTTTGCCGGGCATTGAGCCGATGTATGTCCGACGATGGCCGCGGATTTCAGCTTCGTCACGCACGCCCCCCAATGACATGCGCACGAACTTGCGGTTCGTTGCACGCGCAATGGATTGGCCGAGCGAAGTCTTGCCAACTCCCGGCGCGCCCACCAAGCACAGGATCGGCGCTTTCAATTTATCCACGCGCTGCTGTACTGCCAAATACTCGACGATGCGCTCTTTGACCTTCTCCAGCCCGTAGTGGTCTTTTTCTAAAATCGCCTCCGCGGCCTTGAGGTCCTTGCTGATCTTGCTTTTCTTCTTCCACGGCAGAGACACCAGCGCCTCGATGTAGTTACGCACTACCGTAGCCTCCGCCGACATCGGCGACATGAGCTTCAGTTTCTTGAGCTCGGTTTCAGCCTTGCTGCGCGCTTCCTTAGGCATGTGCGCGGCCTTGATCTTCTTTTCCATTTCGTCAAGGTCGCCGCCTTCTTCGAGTTCTCCCAGCTCTTTCTGAATAGCTTTTACCTGCTCGTTCAGGTAGTACTCACGCTGGCTTTTTTCCATCTGGCGCTTGACGCGTCCACGGATGCGCTTTTCAACCTGCAAAATGTCGAGTTCGGTCTCGAGCAGGCCCAAGAGATGCTCGATGCGCTGCTTGACGTCAAACATCTCGAGCACTTCCTGTTTTTGCTCAAGCTTGAGCGGCAAGTGCGCGGCGATCGTGTCGGCAAGCCGTCCGGGTTCATCTATTCCGGCAAGCGAAGTCAGGATCTCCGGCGGAATTTTTTTATTTAATTTGACGTACTGATCGAATTGACTCAGGGTGGCACGCCGCAACGCTTCAACTTCGTGGCTTTCCACTTGATCCTGGGGTACCGGCTCGGTTTGCACCATGTAATGCGTTTTGGCGTCGACGATTTGATTGATGTTGCAGCGCTGACTCCCTTCCACCAGTACTTTGACGGTTCCATCCGGCAATTTGAGCATTTGCAGGATGTTCGCCACGGTGCCTACGCCGTACAAATCTTCCGGAGACGGATCGTCCTTGGCAGCGGATTTTTGCGCCACCAGCAATATGTTTTTGCCCGATTCCATTGCGATTTCCAAAGCTTTTATGGATTTGGGGCGACCTACGAAAAGGGGAATCACCATGTGCGGAAATACCACTACATCGCGCAGCGGCAATAGCGCCAGCAATTGTTCGGCAACCGGATTTTGTTGATTCATGTCGTTTCACCCAAAAAATGACAGCAAATCAAATATGAGGGCAACTCGCGGGAAATCAAGAATCGCAAAAGTTGTTGCGAAGCCATCCGGGTCGCGGCGTCAGGGCAGATCACGCCGAACCGGCGACCTTAGATTGGTCTGAATAAATAAGCAACGGCTTTGCATCGCCTTGGATCACGCCTTCATCGATTACTACTTTTACCACGTTCTCCATCGAAGGCAGATCGAACATGGTATCGAGCAAAATCAGCTCTAGAATAGAACGCAAGCCGCGGGCTCCGGTCTTGCGGGCCAGTGCTTTCTTGGCAATTGCCTTCAGCGCCTGATCGCGCACTTCCAATTCGACCGCTTCCATACCGAACATTTTTTGGTACTGCTTGAGCAACGCGTTCTTGGGCTCGGTGAGAATCTGAATCAGCGCCGATTCGTCAAGTTCCTCGAGGGTCGCAACCACAGGCAGCCGCCCTACAAATTCAGGTATCAGCCCGTATTTAATAAGGTCTTCCGGCTCCACATCCCGCAATACTTCGCCAATGTCCTTGCGGTTGTCCTTGCTTTTCACATCCGCGCCAAAGCCGATGCCGCCCTTCTGCGAACGGTTGCGAATCACCTTATCCAACCCGTCGAATGCCCCGCCGCAAATGAACAAGATATTCGTGGTGTCCACCTGGACAAATTCCTGGTTGGGATGCTTGCGGCCCCCCTGCGGCGGCACTGATGCGATGGTGCCTTCGATGAGTTTCAGCAGCGCCTGCTGCACGCCTTCACCGGAAACATCCCGGGTAATCGACGGATTGTCGGACTTGCGGGAGATCTTGTCGATCTCGTCTATATAAACGATGCCGCGCTGGGCTTTTTCAACTTCGTAGTCGCATTTTTGCAACAACTTCTGAATGATATTTTCAACGTCCTCCCCGACGTAGCCGGCCTCGGTAAGCGTCGTCGCGTCCGCCATCACAAATGGCACGTTGAGGAGCCGCGCCAGCGTTTGCGCAAGCAGTGTCTTGCCAGACCCCGTCGGGCCAATCAGCAGGATATTGCTCTTCGCGAGTTCAATATCATCGTTCCGGGTCAGGCTCTTCAGGCGCTTGTAGTGGTTGTATACGGCTACCGAAAGTATTTTCTTTGCCTGCTCCTGACCAATCACGTACTGATCAAGAATCTTGCGGATTTCACGCGGCACCGGCAAATCCGATTTGCCGGGTTTGCCGCCGCTTTCGCCATGCGTTTCTTCGCGGATAATATCATTGCAAAGTTCGATGCACTCATCGCAAATGAATACTGACGGCCCTGCAATCAGCTTGCGCACCTCGTGCTGGCTTTTGCCGCAGAAGGAGCAATAAAGCAGCTTTTCGCCGCCGATTTTATCCGACATGACTGGTCTCCCCGTGGGTCCCCAAGTCTAGGACATCAGGTTACGTTCTCGGTTCTACTCACCAGAACCCGGTCCGCGATTCCATACCTCACCGCTTCGTCGCCGCTCAGGAACGTATCGCGGTCGGTATCCTTCTCGATGGTCTTGATGCTCTGTCCCGTATGCTTGGCCATGATCTCGTTCAGGCGCTGGCGCAGATAAAGGATTTCCTTGGCGTGGATTTCCACGTCCGAGGCCTGTCCTTGAAACCCACCCATGGGCTGGTGAATCAGGACCCGCGAGTTGGGCAGGCAAAAACGTTTGCCTTTTGCGCCGGCCGCCAGCAAAAGCGCACCCATGCTCGCCGCTTGGCCGATGCAAAGAGTACTGACATCCGGTTTGATAAATTGCATGGTATCGTAAATCGCCAGTCCGGCCGACACAGACCCGCCAGGCGAATTGATATAAAAATAAACCTCCTTGTCCGGATTTTCGGATTCAAGAAACAGGAGTTGTGCCACGATCAGATTGGCAGTGATCTCATCCACCGGTCCAACCAGGAATACCACGCGCTCCCGTAGTAAGCGCGAATAGATATCGTAAGCGCGTTCACCGCGCCCGCTTTGTTCAATCACCATTGGAACCAGGCCCAACCCGCGCGGTTCCCGATCTCGGTTCTGCGTCATTTAAGCGTTACCCATCAGTTCATCAAAGTCCATCGGCTTGTCTTCCACTTTTGCCTGTTTCAGTACCCATTCGACTACATTATCCTCGAGAATCATCGCTTCGATTCCGCTTAAGCGTTCAGGCGACGAATAATACCACTTCACAACCTGCTCCGGGTGTTCGTAGCTTTGCGCGTACTCGTCAACGACGGTGCGCAACTGTTCCGGTTTGGGTCGAAGATCGTGAATTTTGACAATCTCGGCAATAATCAGACCGAGCCTTACCCGGCGTTTGGCCCGTTCCAGGAACACATCGCGCGGCGCCGGCAATTCCTTGCTCTTTATGCCCCGTGCTTCGAGGTCGCTGCGCGTGCCTTCCATCAGCCGGTCGGTTTCCGCATCCACCAGGGATTGAGGAAGATCCACCTGCGTGGCATTAAGCAGCGCCTGCATCGCCTGATCCTTGATCCCGGCTTGCACGCGGTTCTTTAGTTCTCGCAACAGACTGCTCTTGATCTCGCGTTTCAGTTTCTCCATGTCGCCGTCATGAACGCCGAAGTTGCTGGCAAACTCGGCATCGATTTCGGGCACCTTGGGTTCCGCCACGCGTCTCAGCGTGACATCGAAAGAGGCCATTTTTCCTGCCAATTCCTTGCCATGATAATCCTCCGGGAAGGTTAATTCAAATGTCCGGGACTCATTTGCACGCATGCCGGCAATTTGTTTTTCGAACCCCGGAAGCATACGCCCTTCGCCCAACACGAAAGGCAAATCTTTGCCTTGGCCGCCGACGAATTCCTGTCCAGCTATAGTTCCGTGGAAATCAAGCGTAACCTGATCGCGCTCCTTGGCTTCGCGTTCCACGACGTGGTAAGAAGTGCGCTGCTTGCGCAGGAGTTCCAGGGTTTTCGCCACCTGCTCGTCTCCTACCTGCACCACCGGCCGCACGATTTTCACTCCGCTAACATTGCCAAGTTTCACTTCCGGATAAATCTCAAAAGTCGCGGCACATTCGAATTGTTGACTTCCAGCCTGCTGCGGCTCGGCTTCAAACCTAGGCCGCCCCGCAACTTTTAATTTTTGCTCGCGCACCGTGTCGCTGAATCGTTTTTGCAAAGCATCTCCCAGCACTTCCTGACGCACCTGCGCTTCGTAATGCTGGGCAATGACCTTGAGTGGCACTTTGCCAGGACGGAAGCCGTGCATCTTCGCGGTGCGAGCCAGACGCTTCAATCTACTTTCCACTTCACCGTCAATTTGATCCAGCGGCAACGCCATTTTGATGCGCCTTTGCAACGGGCCCAAGGTTTCTAGGTTTGACTGCATTTCATTTCCTCAAAAGTACCGCACACTCGATTAGGCTGCCGCAAGCCGAACTGGTGCGAAAGGAGGGACTCGAACCCACAAGCCTTGCGGCGCTGGAACCTAAATCCAGTGCGTCTACCAATTCCGCCACTTTCGCAATGCGGTCAGTTTATTATATAAGGGCTCGAAATTCCATCATTGACTTTAACTATGTCGTATAAGATGCTGATATATCAGGTCCACAATTAACCGTTCTTCTTGTGATGCGTTTCGATTTGCAAGCACGCCAATGTCGCCTCAAGAGTATTGCCGAAACCGGGCAGCGCCAAGCGG
This genomic window from Burkholderiales bacterium contains:
- the tig gene encoding trigger factor — encoded protein: MQSNLETLGPLQRRIKMALPLDQIDGEVESRLKRLARTAKMHGFRPGKVPLKVIAQHYEAQVRQEVLGDALQKRFSDTVREQKLKVAGRPRFEAEPQQAGSQQFECAATFEIYPEVKLGNVSGVKIVRPVVQVGDEQVAKTLELLRKQRTSYHVVEREAKERDQVTLDFHGTIAGQEFVGGQGKDLPFVLGEGRMLPGFEKQIAGMRANESRTFELTFPEDYHGKELAGKMASFDVTLRRVAEPKVPEIDAEFASNFGVHDGDMEKLKREIKSSLLRELKNRVQAGIKDQAMQALLNATQVDLPQSLVDAETDRLMEGTRSDLEARGIKSKELPAPRDVFLERAKRRVRLGLIIAEIVKIHDLRPKPEQLRTVVDEYAQSYEHPEQVVKWYYSSPERLSGIEAMILEDNVVEWVLKQAKVEDKPMDFDELMGNA